A portion of the bacterium genome contains these proteins:
- a CDS encoding prepilin peptidase yields MPHSDSLVSIPAFFILGSAFGSFLNVCILRIPAGRSIVHPPSHCPRCKRAIAWYDNIPVLSYLLLGGKCRHCGKGISWQYPAVELLTAFLFVSALWRFGNEPVRLAWMLALLLVSVLLSVIDLRTLTLPDRILLPFGALCLLLAPFNPAFEGTVGAQYRGSLWGFLVGGGVLWGLSVIGYLFFKRENLGGGDVKLMAVFGSVLGWERAIDGLFLGSLLSSLAVMILLSRGRLTLKSAFAFGPFLCAGTLAAAFWPQAGLLFWLGPG; encoded by the coding sequence TTGCCGCATTCGGACTCGCTCGTGTCGATACCCGCGTTCTTCATCCTGGGGTCCGCTTTCGGGAGCTTCCTGAACGTCTGCATCCTCCGGATCCCCGCCGGAAGATCCATCGTCCATCCCCCCTCCCACTGCCCACGCTGCAAGAGGGCCATCGCTTGGTACGATAATATCCCGGTCCTGAGCTATCTTTTGCTCGGCGGAAAATGCCGCCATTGCGGGAAGGGGATCTCGTGGCAATATCCGGCCGTGGAACTCCTGACCGCTTTCCTTTTCGTGTCGGCCCTCTGGCGGTTCGGGAACGAACCGGTCCGTCTTGCTTGGATGCTGGCCCTGCTGCTGGTCTCGGTCCTCCTTTCGGTCATCGACCTGAGGACCCTCACCCTCCCGGACAGGATCCTCCTTCCTTTTGGGGCCCTTTGCCTCCTCTTGGCCCCGTTCAACCCGGCTTTTGAAGGGACGGTCGGGGCTCAGTACCGGGGATCCCTTTGGGGATTCCTGGTCGGAGGTGGCGTCCTGTGGGGCTTGAGCGTGATCGGATACCTTTTTTTCAAACGGGAGAACCTGGGGGGCGGGGATGTGAAGTTGATGGCCGTCTTTGGTTCGGTCCTGGGTTGGGAGAGGGCGATCGACGGTCTTTTCTTGGGATCCCTTTTGAGCTCCCTGGCGGTGATGATCCTTTTGTCCAGGGGCCGCCTCACCTTGAAGTCGGCCTTTGCCTTCGGGCCTTTCCTTTGCGCGGGGACCCTGGCGGCGGCCTTCTGGCCGCAGGCAGGACTTTTATTTTGGTTAGGGCCGGGTTAA
- a CDS encoding HAMP domain-containing sensor histidine kinase produces MIPFDHELFQVRLPWLIRLRWGAVAGGSVLLLVAPGFLSLNIPYGQLGICLLLLGALNGLYLWMVERWRKAPGTEVEAAWHLLHGQMAGDLVLLTVMLALSGGTGNPLFFLYLFHLAISAILFSQWESLAYASAALALPWLLFLLETIHGPEPGLWSEGPVLPLHGRPAVLAAYSLAVMGLWYFLSRLSGDLALKQTELETTGEKLKTANEALRQMNNFKSQFLKQVVAQLKNPVVEMDFDLTSVETALPAEAEGAQAAIQSAKKRVWVLLQLIEDLAWLTRTEAAEVPLRKEWIDVYEAALRKVQALEPLARPKGIEFQLHGDPGTRLLADPEAFGKVLDNLLSNAVKYTPEGKSHVVVEFKPEGDWLVLSVQDEGIGVPAKQQKKLFQQFFRATNAKAVEKFGTGLGLSIVRQALENHGGRVVMSSGPQEGTRVETWWPLLLEIKA; encoded by the coding sequence TTGATCCCTTTCGACCATGAACTTTTCCAGGTCCGCCTTCCCTGGCTCATTCGCCTACGCTGGGGGGCGGTGGCTGGCGGGTCCGTGCTCCTTTTGGTGGCGCCCGGCTTCCTGTCCTTGAACATTCCTTATGGCCAACTGGGAATCTGTCTCCTGCTTTTAGGGGCCTTGAACGGCCTCTACCTCTGGATGGTGGAGCGTTGGAGGAAGGCGCCCGGCACGGAGGTGGAGGCCGCGTGGCACTTGCTCCACGGGCAAATGGCCGGGGACCTTGTCCTTTTAACGGTGATGTTGGCTTTGAGCGGCGGCACAGGGAACCCCCTCTTCTTCCTTTACCTGTTCCATTTGGCCATCAGCGCCATCCTTTTCAGCCAGTGGGAGAGCCTGGCCTATGCCTCGGCCGCCCTGGCCCTCCCTTGGCTCCTTTTCCTTTTGGAGACGATCCACGGTCCGGAGCCCGGTCTTTGGTCGGAAGGACCGGTCCTTCCCCTCCATGGCCGTCCGGCGGTCCTAGCCGCCTATTCCCTGGCGGTCATGGGTCTTTGGTATTTTTTGTCCCGGCTTTCAGGGGACCTGGCCTTGAAGCAAACCGAACTGGAAACCACGGGGGAAAAATTGAAGACCGCCAACGAGGCCTTGCGTCAGATGAACAACTTCAAATCCCAATTCCTGAAACAAGTGGTCGCCCAGCTGAAGAACCCGGTGGTCGAGATGGATTTCGACCTGACCTCGGTCGAGACCGCCTTGCCCGCGGAGGCCGAAGGCGCCCAGGCCGCCATCCAGTCCGCGAAAAAAAGGGTATGGGTCCTTTTACAACTGATCGAGGACCTGGCCTGGTTGACCCGGACCGAGGCCGCCGAGGTCCCGCTCCGCAAAGAATGGATCGATGTCTATGAGGCGGCCCTCCGGAAAGTCCAGGCCCTGGAACCGCTGGCACGCCCCAAGGGGATCGAGTTCCAATTGCATGGCGACCCGGGGACCCGGTTGTTGGCCGACCCGGAGGCCTTCGGAAAGGTGCTCGATAACCTCCTTTCCAACGCGGTGAAATATACGCCGGAAGGGAAGAGCCATGTTGTCGTCGAGTTCAAACCGGAAGGGGATTGGCTGGTCCTCAGCGTCCAGGATGAAGGGATCGGCGTCCCCGCCAAGCAACAAAAAAAGCTTTTCCAACAATTCTTCCGCGCCACCAACGCCAAAGCGGTCGAAAAATTCGGGACGGGGCTTGGGCTTTCCATCGTCCGGCAGGCCCTGGAGAACCATGGGGGGCGGGTGGTCATGTCCAGCGGCCCCCAAGAAGGGACCCGGGTGGAGACCTGGTGGCCCCTTCTTCTGGAGATCAAAGCCTAG
- a CDS encoding Hsp20/alpha crystallin family protein, giving the protein MALIKYDPAEGRTLWRPFALDKNIQQMFDRFLDLPKDWEFPLKGGEQFPTVDISETPQEYTLRAEIPGMQKEDTRISVNNNVLTISGEKRSEAKHEDKKYHRVESYYGSFQRSFVLPDSIKADKVAAAYKDGILTVTVPKSEAAKERTVEIKVT; this is encoded by the coding sequence ATGGCGCTGATCAAATACGACCCGGCGGAAGGAAGGACCCTATGGCGGCCTTTTGCCCTGGATAAGAACATCCAGCAGATGTTCGACCGATTCTTGGATCTCCCCAAGGACTGGGAGTTCCCGTTGAAAGGCGGCGAGCAATTCCCGACCGTGGATATTTCGGAGACCCCCCAGGAATACACCCTGCGGGCCGAGATCCCGGGAATGCAGAAGGAGGACACCAGGATCTCGGTGAACAACAATGTGCTGACGATCTCGGGCGAAAAACGGTCCGAGGCAAAGCACGAGGACAAGAAATACCACCGCGTGGAAAGCTACTACGGTTCCTTCCAGCGCAGCTTCGTCCTACCCGACTCGATCAAGGCCGACAAGGTCGCCGCCGCCTATAAGGATGGCATTTTGACCGTGACAGTGCCCAAATCCGAGGCGGCCAAGGAAAGGACGGTGGAGATCAAGGTAACTTGA
- a CDS encoding VIT1/CCC1 transporter family protein has translation MPITIPHHHERHSLSLLALRDFVVGMSDGLTVPFALSAGLSGAVSNNSIILVAGLAEIIAGTISMGLGGYLAGQTEIEHYEGEQRREELEVKRIPQEEKDEIKNILETYGISPSTQEAVTEDLARDHQKWVDFMMRFELGLEKPDPRQAFLSALRIGLSYAVGGLIPLSAYFFCHTPDSGLRYSTLITVACLMVFGFYKARFTGQNPWKGALMVTLIGLLAAGAAYGIARMITS, from the coding sequence TTGCCCATCACCATTCCCCACCATCATGAGAGACATTCCCTTTCCCTTCTGGCCTTAAGGGATTTCGTCGTGGGCATGTCGGACGGCTTGACCGTACCCTTCGCCCTTTCCGCCGGACTTTCCGGGGCGGTCTCCAACAACTCCATCATTTTGGTGGCGGGGTTGGCCGAGATCATCGCCGGGACCATCTCCATGGGACTGGGGGGCTACCTGGCTGGCCAGACCGAGATCGAACATTACGAAGGCGAACAACGTCGTGAGGAACTGGAGGTCAAGCGCATCCCCCAGGAGGAAAAGGACGAGATCAAGAACATCCTGGAAACCTATGGCATCAGCCCATCCACCCAGGAAGCGGTCACCGAGGACCTGGCCCGGGACCATCAAAAATGGGTCGATTTCATGATGCGTTTCGAGCTGGGCCTGGAAAAACCCGATCCAAGGCAGGCCTTCCTGAGCGCCTTACGAATCGGACTTTCCTATGCCGTCGGCGGGCTTATTCCTCTTTCCGCCTATTTCTTTTGCCACACCCCGGACTCGGGGCTCCGTTACTCCACTTTGATCACCGTGGCCTGCCTTATGGTCTTCGGCTTTTATAAAGCCCGTTTCACCGGACAGAATCCTTGGAAAGGCGCCCTGATGGTGACCCTGATCGGGCTGCTCGCCGCCGGGGCCGCTTATGGGATCGCGAGAATGATCACTTCATGA
- a CDS encoding MFS transporter codes for MKLPKNIPKTVLLLGAASFFTDVSSEGIYSILPLFLTQVLGAGPLALGVIEGVAETTSSLLKVFSGIWTDRLRQRKPLILWGYGLSTFARPFIGAALSWPWVLFLRFLDRMGKGVRSSPRDALITDVTTDRNRGTAFGLHGSMDHAGALLGPLLVSLILTLGHLSLRTIIYLSIVPGLIAWLTLWVVPEKKKKSGTKSVERPDLLKGWSLMDPRFKTLLLAMFFFGLGNSTDAFLIIQLSKLGVPMNLNPLIWGLFSGVMMVTSYWGGKLSDRFGRKPLILAGWAFYALVYFAFAHVQDPWWFTFIFLAYGTFYGLCEPSQKAFVGDMAKKTLRGTAFGLFNLTAGLAALPASLIFGFVGQKWGYSTAFTLGACFALAASLILLWIPSRK; via the coding sequence ATGAAACTCCCCAAGAACATCCCAAAGACCGTCCTTTTGTTGGGCGCGGCCAGTTTTTTTACCGACGTTTCCAGCGAGGGCATTTATTCGATCCTGCCCCTTTTCCTGACCCAGGTCCTCGGGGCGGGCCCCTTGGCTTTGGGCGTCATTGAGGGTGTGGCCGAGACCACCTCCTCCCTTCTCAAGGTCTTCTCGGGTATCTGGACCGACCGGCTACGCCAACGAAAACCCCTGATCCTCTGGGGATACGGCCTTTCGACCTTCGCACGGCCCTTCATCGGAGCGGCCCTTTCCTGGCCCTGGGTCCTCTTCCTGAGGTTCCTGGACCGGATGGGAAAAGGCGTCCGCTCCTCGCCGCGGGACGCGCTCATCACCGATGTCACGACGGACAGGAACCGGGGCACCGCCTTTGGGCTTCATGGTTCCATGGACCATGCCGGCGCCCTTTTGGGGCCGCTCTTGGTCAGCCTCATCCTGACCCTGGGACATCTTTCCCTGAGAACGATCATTTATCTTTCCATCGTCCCGGGTTTGATCGCCTGGCTGACCCTTTGGGTGGTCCCCGAGAAGAAGAAAAAGAGCGGGACCAAATCCGTTGAAAGACCCGATCTCCTCAAGGGTTGGTCCCTGATGGACCCCCGCTTCAAGACCCTGTTGCTGGCCATGTTCTTTTTCGGATTGGGCAACTCCACCGATGCCTTCCTGATCATCCAGCTCTCCAAACTCGGCGTTCCCATGAACTTGAACCCCCTGATCTGGGGACTTTTCAGCGGCGTCATGATGGTGACCTCTTATTGGGGCGGGAAACTTTCCGACCGCTTCGGGCGAAAACCCCTGATCCTGGCGGGGTGGGCCTTCTACGCCTTGGTCTATTTCGCCTTCGCCCATGTCCAGGATCCTTGGTGGTTCACCTTCATCTTTCTGGCATACGGGACCTTCTACGGACTGTGCGAACCTTCCCAAAAGGCCTTTGTGGGCGACATGGCGAAAAAGACCCTCCGGGGCACCGCCTTCGGGCTTTTCAACCTGACTGCGGGACTGGCCGCCCTTCCGGCCAGCCTGATCTTCGGTTTCGTGGGCCAAAAATGGGGATATTCCACCGCCTTCACACTGGGGGCCTGCTTCGCCTTGGCCGCTTCCCTGATCCTTCTCTGGATCCCATCCCGGAAATGA
- a CDS encoding hemerythrin domain-containing protein: MDPISSFTLLDLNQVHREFEALFFQHQSALLERNPQEAQRLILEYERVLLLHTQEEEEILLPVYREKGDLLRGGDPDLFLAEHKKLREWLSRLKIRVHRLCNFDPGTKALLALLDDEAYFKKYMEHHTLREDRILYPELERVVPEGQKPHLLRLLSVSLRDMADP, from the coding sequence ATGGACCCGATCTCTTCTTTTACCTTATTGGACCTGAACCAGGTCCACCGGGAATTCGAGGCCCTGTTCTTCCAGCACCAATCCGCGCTTCTCGAAAGGAACCCCCAGGAAGCCCAGCGGCTGATCCTGGAATACGAACGGGTCCTATTGCTCCACACCCAGGAGGAAGAGGAGATCCTCCTCCCCGTCTACCGGGAAAAGGGCGATCTTCTTCGGGGTGGGGATCCGGACCTTTTCCTGGCCGAACACAAAAAATTAAGGGAATGGTTGAGCCGCCTGAAGATAAGGGTCCACCGGCTTTGCAACTTCGACCCGGGAACGAAAGCCCTTCTCGCCCTTCTGGACGATGAAGCCTATTTCAAGAAGTATATGGAACACCACACCTTGCGGGAGGACAGGATCCTTTATCCCGAGCTGGAACGGGTCGTTCCCGAGGGGCAAAAACCGCACCTGTTGAGGTTATTATCGGTCTCATTGAGGGACATGGCCGACCCCTGA
- a CDS encoding GGDEF domain-containing protein: protein MTDHGSDTLKTIPRSAAYALIGTVMGIGSPAGAILLRWAFGHEGHDLLPFFVQEWADHGFFFYYMLAGTCLAFGLFGYFLGKRTDLLLSRNITLSNEVLTDSLTGLGNHRFLHDVFKIEFRRHLATRQPISCIMMDLDHFKRINDTYGHPFGDYVLKHFAGLVRRSIRQGDTASRYGGEEFLCILPNCDMEEARAVAERIRKETENFPFLHNKRPVRVTVSAGTVTGYRRSGANYRNLIVLADQALYKAKHRGRNKVVQISLSGTKSRPRSK, encoded by the coding sequence GTGACTGACCATGGTTCGGACACCCTCAAGACCATTCCCCGTTCCGCGGCCTATGCCCTGATCGGCACGGTCATGGGGATCGGATCGCCTGCCGGCGCCATCCTATTGCGTTGGGCCTTCGGCCATGAGGGCCACGACCTTCTCCCCTTCTTCGTCCAGGAATGGGCCGATCACGGGTTCTTCTTTTACTACATGCTGGCGGGGACCTGTCTGGCCTTCGGGCTCTTCGGGTACTTCCTTGGGAAAAGAACGGACCTGCTCCTTTCCCGGAACATCACCCTGTCCAACGAGGTCCTGACCGATTCGCTGACCGGACTGGGCAATCATCGTTTTCTTCACGATGTTTTCAAGATCGAGTTCCGCCGCCACTTGGCCACGCGCCAGCCTATTTCCTGCATCATGATGGACCTGGACCATTTCAAGCGGATCAACGACACCTATGGTCATCCTTTCGGCGATTACGTTTTGAAGCATTTCGCCGGCTTGGTAAGGCGGTCGATACGCCAGGGGGACACGGCCAGCCGTTACGGCGGAGAGGAATTCCTCTGCATCCTTCCCAATTGCGACATGGAGGAAGCCCGGGCAGTGGCCGAAAGGATCCGAAAAGAGACCGAGAACTTCCCTTTTCTCCACAACAAGAGACCCGTTCGGGTCACCGTCAGCGCCGGGACCGTGACCGGTTACCGCCGGTCGGGGGCTAATTATCGCAACCTGATCGTCCTGGCCGATCAGGCCCTTTATAAGGCGAAACACCGGGGTCGTAACAAGGTGGTCCAGATATCCCTCAGCGGGACCAAGTCCAGGCCCAGATCGAAGTGA
- a CDS encoding YwiC-like family protein encodes MLPKEHGAWNGLFIGLAAGWIGLGRFSWAALAVSILWLTAFSLRGPWNIYRQYRNVDPARTYRARIFLALLGLSALAGIWGFVAWAPALSLRMAGRFGVPLGLVLTLLIAWNRNLRFPLAEVLGFSALTLATPVLYLCGPSHDLFWAFWLWGFFGGYFLLSLAGVKIRQKWLEDSRRGRRSLPADRLSQGWWVILLYALWVEALGDTCGGKLILMAAPLYAALRALAGLAWGKPDTPMMRLGILEMVHSILFTSIWAWTWSR; translated from the coding sequence ATGCTTCCCAAAGAACATGGTGCGTGGAACGGGCTTTTCATCGGCTTGGCCGCGGGTTGGATCGGCCTGGGGCGCTTCTCCTGGGCGGCCTTGGCCGTTTCGATCCTTTGGTTGACCGCTTTTTCCCTCCGGGGTCCTTGGAACATCTACCGACAATACCGGAATGTGGATCCCGCCCGGACTTATCGGGCGCGGATTTTTCTGGCCCTGTTGGGGTTGTCCGCCTTGGCCGGGATCTGGGGGTTCGTGGCCTGGGCCCCGGCCCTTTCCCTTCGGATGGCCGGTCGGTTCGGTGTTCCCTTAGGCTTGGTGCTGACGCTCCTGATCGCCTGGAACCGGAACCTTCGTTTCCCGTTGGCTGAAGTCCTCGGCTTTTCAGCTTTGACCTTGGCCACACCCGTGCTTTATCTTTGCGGTCCTTCCCACGATCTTTTTTGGGCCTTCTGGCTTTGGGGATTTTTCGGCGGTTATTTCCTGCTGAGCCTGGCCGGCGTGAAGATCCGCCAGAAGTGGCTGGAAGATTCCCGCAGGGGCCGCCGATCCCTTCCAGCGGACCGCCTTTCGCAAGGATGGTGGGTGATCCTGTTGTATGCCCTTTGGGTGGAAGCCTTAGGGGACACCTGTGGCGGGAAACTCATCCTCATGGCGGCCCCTCTTTACGCCGCCCTCAGGGCCTTAGCCGGCCTGGCCTGGGGAAAGCCCGACACCCCCATGATGCGCCTCGGGATCCTGGAAATGGTCCACTCGATCCTTTTCACTTCGATCTGGGCCTGGACTTGGTCCCGCTGA
- a CDS encoding HPr family phosphocarrier protein, with protein MEITKKVKILNRLGLHLRAAAQLVKTSCKFKCRILVKGPVGEVDGKSLLNLMTLAASYGAELTIVFKGDDAKDACAEIQQLFQTKFGEQD; from the coding sequence ATGGAGATCACGAAGAAGGTCAAGATCCTGAATCGGCTGGGGCTGCATTTGCGGGCCGCCGCCCAGTTGGTGAAGACTTCCTGTAAATTCAAGTGCCGTATCCTGGTCAAGGGGCCGGTGGGGGAAGTGGATGGGAAAAGTCTGTTGAACCTGATGACCCTGGCCGCCAGCTACGGGGCCGAGTTGACCATCGTCTTCAAGGGGGACGACGCAAAGGACGCCTGCGCCGAGATCCAGCAACTATTCCAGACGAAGTTCGGCGAACAGGATTAG
- a CDS encoding ferritin-like domain-containing protein, with amino-acid sequence MDATVAPEMNVPEDLKAFDKPSAKNWDGLSRMAFAANWDPETAIQWDKPIELGQVKDGWVNILHYFYEGEWQGLEIIQRLMNRAAHMFKNPEMVTYYSTQCSDEAKHLFVFRRYLNKLDSPPSKQKAFDPLVWLATSGPLPVERWILGTFFTETLAGAIFQRTLEIPAIDPVGKEVIRLQLKDESRHIAGTKLGVQTLLARSGPLKTWFLKIWWRVFVKLAVSEIRKLKPYGDQVGFDPEVIIRRAFAKMNELEEFSEKFLRNPTCREFLPRS; translated from the coding sequence ATGGACGCAACCGTGGCCCCTGAAATGAACGTTCCCGAGGATCTCAAAGCCTTTGACAAGCCGTCGGCGAAGAATTGGGACGGCCTTTCCCGAATGGCTTTCGCCGCCAATTGGGACCCCGAGACCGCCATCCAGTGGGACAAACCCATCGAATTGGGGCAGGTCAAGGATGGATGGGTCAATATCCTGCATTATTTCTATGAGGGGGAGTGGCAGGGCCTGGAGATCATCCAGCGGCTCATGAACCGGGCCGCGCACATGTTCAAGAACCCGGAGATGGTCACCTATTATTCGACCCAATGCAGTGATGAAGCCAAGCACCTTTTCGTTTTCCGCCGCTACCTGAACAAACTCGATTCGCCGCCGTCCAAACAAAAGGCCTTCGACCCGTTGGTCTGGCTGGCCACCTCCGGGCCCTTGCCGGTGGAACGGTGGATCCTGGGGACCTTCTTCACCGAAACCCTGGCCGGGGCCATCTTCCAGAGGACCTTGGAAATACCCGCCATCGATCCGGTCGGAAAAGAAGTGATCCGGTTGCAGCTCAAGGATGAATCCCGCCACATCGCCGGGACCAAATTGGGGGTCCAGACCCTCCTGGCGCGTAGCGGCCCCTTGAAGACCTGGTTCCTCAAGATCTGGTGGAGGGTCTTCGTGAAGCTGGCGGTCTCCGAGATCCGAAAGTTGAAGCCCTATGGGGATCAGGTCGGTTTCGACCCCGAGGTCATCATCCGAAGGGCTTTCGCCAAGATGAATGAATTGGAAGAGTTCAGCGAAAAGTTCCTCCGGAACCCGACCTGTCGGGAATTCCTTCCGCGGTCCTGA
- a CDS encoding heme-copper oxidase subunit III, with protein MGGPMTGPATPAAGASPMHRLEPGRVALMLFIAMEIMFFGGLISSFSVFRFGPVAWPPPDQPRLPIPITALNTLVLLVSGLTFFLALPALRSSDQNQFKKLLTWTMVLGTLFLGIQGMEWVKLLRFGLTVHGSIFGGFFYCLVGTHAVHVLGGLVALVWVWARAQRGRYDAQRSLGVELCRIYWFFVVALWPILFVLVYL; from the coding sequence ATGGGCGGGCCGATGACCGGCCCGGCCACCCCGGCGGCCGGAGCTTCGCCGATGCACCGGTTGGAACCGGGCCGTGTCGCGTTGATGCTCTTCATCGCCATGGAGATCATGTTCTTCGGCGGACTCATCAGTTCTTTCTCGGTCTTCCGTTTCGGTCCCGTTGCCTGGCCTCCCCCCGACCAACCCCGGTTGCCCATTCCCATCACGGCCCTGAACACCCTGGTCCTTTTGGTGAGCGGCCTCACTTTTTTCCTGGCGTTGCCCGCCCTGAGGTCCTCCGACCAAAACCAATTCAAGAAGCTGCTCACCTGGACCATGGTCCTGGGAACGCTCTTCCTCGGCATCCAAGGGATGGAATGGGTCAAGTTGCTCCGCTTCGGGTTGACGGTGCATGGCAGCATCTTCGGCGGGTTCTTTTATTGCCTGGTAGGGACCCATGCGGTCCATGTGCTAGGCGGGTTGGTCGCCCTTGTGTGGGTCTGGGCGCGGGCCCAGCGGGGCCGTTATGACGCCCAGCGTTCCCTGGGAGTGGAACTTTGCCGCATCTACTGGTTCTTCGTGGTGGCCTTGTGGCCCATTCTTTTCGTCCTGGTGTACCTATGA
- a CDS encoding cytochrome c oxidase subunit 3, with protein sequence MDKSATMALNEGPCGNNSAPEGLTAGRLGIWALISSEIVLFAGLFGSFILMRMIHPEWAEEARHLNLYAGTLNSILLLISNFFMMKAATAVSESKPEAVKKFLALTMLMGVAFLGVKAYEYTHEFAEGEFPWSHGFWSFYFLMTGIHATHIVGGLVALWLLFARALKGTLGPYQGRVAITGIYWSFVEVVWIFLFPMLYLLA encoded by the coding sequence ATGGACAAGAGCGCGACCATGGCCTTGAACGAGGGCCCTTGCGGCAACAACTCGGCCCCTGAGGGGTTGACCGCCGGCCGACTGGGTATTTGGGCCCTGATCTCCTCCGAGATCGTGCTGTTCGCCGGTCTTTTCGGGTCCTTCATCCTGATGCGGATGATCCATCCGGAGTGGGCCGAGGAAGCCCGGCATTTGAACCTTTACGCAGGCACCCTCAATTCCATCCTTCTTCTTATCAGCAATTTTTTCATGATGAAGGCGGCGACGGCCGTCTCTGAAAGCAAACCGGAGGCGGTCAAGAAGTTCCTGGCCCTGACCATGCTGATGGGTGTGGCCTTCCTGGGCGTCAAGGCCTATGAGTACACCCACGAATTCGCCGAAGGCGAATTCCCCTGGAGCCATGGGTTCTGGTCCTTTTATTTCCTGATGACGGGCATCCACGCCACCCACATCGTGGGTGGGCTCGTGGCCCTCTGGTTGCTTTTTGCCCGTGCCTTGAAGGGGACCCTGGGGCCCTACCAGGGCCGGGTGGCCATCACGGGGATCTATTGGTCTTTCGTCGAGGTGGTCTGGATATTCCTGTTCCCGATGCTTTACCTTTTAGCCTGA